In Aquila chrysaetos chrysaetos chromosome 17, bAquChr1.4, whole genome shotgun sequence, one genomic interval encodes:
- the LOC115352696 gene encoding potassium voltage-gated channel subfamily A member 1, translated as MTVMAGENMDETSALPGHPQDSYQPAAHDDHECCERVVINIAGLRFETQLKTLAQFPNTLLGNPKKRMRYFDPLRNEYFFDRNRPSFDAILYYYQSGGRLRRPVNVPLDMFSEEIKFYELGEEAMEKFREDEGFIKDEERPLPEGEYQRQVWLLFEYPESSGPARVIAIVSVMVILISIVIFCLETLPELKEDKEYTVHRTDNTTQVYKSNIFTDPFFVVETLCIIWFSFELVVRFFACPSKTEFFKNIMNFIDIVAIIPYFITLGTEMAEREGTQKGEQATSLAILRVIRLVRVFRIFKLSRHSKGLQILGQTLKASMRELGLLIFFLFIGVILFSSAVYFAEAEEPESHFTSIPDAFWWAVVSMTTVGYGDMYPVTIGGKIVGSLCAIAGVLTIALPVPVIVSNFNYFYHRETEGEEQAQLLHVSSPNLASDSDLSRRSSSTISKSEYMEIEEDMNNSIDNFREANLRTGNCTVANQNCVNKSKLLTDV; from the coding sequence ATGACCGTGATGGCTGGAGAGAACATGGATGAGACTTCTGCGCTACCTGGCCACCCCCAGGATAGCTACCAGCCCGCTGCCCACGATGACCACGAGTGCTGTGAGCGCGTAGTGATAAACATTGCTGGACTACGCTTTGAGACGCAGCTGAAGACCTTAGCCCAGTTCCCCAACACTCTGCTGGGCAACCCCAAGAAGCGCATGCGGTACTTTGACCCCTTGCGCAACGAGTACTTCTTTGACCGGAATCGGCCCAGCTTTGATGCCATCCTCTACTACTATCAGTCTGGGGGGCGGCTTCGCCGGCCGGTCAATGTGCCCTTGGACATGTTCTCTGAGGAGATCAAATTTTATGAGCTGGGTGAGGAGGCCATGGAGAAGTTCCGGGAAGATGAAGGATTCATCAAAGATGAGGAGAGACCCTTGCCGGAGGGGGAGTATCAGCGCCAAGTATGGCTCCTCTTTGAGTACCCAGAGAGCTCTGGGCCTGCAAGGGTCATTGCAATAGTCTCTGTCATGGTGATCCTCATCTCCATCGTGATCTTCTGCCTAGAGACGTTACCTGAGCTGAAGGAGGACAAGGAGTATACAGTGCATCGCACTGACAACACCACCCAGGTCTACAAATCCAACATCTTCACAGATCCCTTCTTTGTTGTGGAGACCCTGTGCATCATCTGGTTCTCCTTCGAGCTGGTGGTACGCTTCTTCGCTTGCCCCAGCAAGACTGAATTCTTCAAGAATATCATGAACTTCATTGACATTGTGGCCATCATCCCTTACTTCATCACCCTGGGCACCGAGATGGCCGAGCGGGAGGGGACTCAGAAAGGAGAGCAGGCCACCTCCTTGGCCATCCTGAGAGTCATCAGACTGGTAAGAGTCTTTCGAATCTTCAAACTCTCCCGGCACTCTAAGGGCCTCCAGATTTTGGGACAGACCCTCAAAGCGAGTATGAGAGAGCTAGGTTTACtaatcttcttcctcttcattggGGTGATCTTGTTCTCTAGTGCGGTGTATTTTGCTGAGGCTGAAGAACCTGAGTCTCATTTCACAAGTATCCCTGATGCTTTCTGGTGGGCGGTGGTATCCATGACCACTGTGGGCTATGGTGACATGTACCCTGTGACAATTGGAGGCAAAATCGTAGGCTCCTTGTGTGCCATCGCTGGTGTGCTGACAATTGCCCTGCCTGTACCTGTCATCGTGTCCAACTTCAACTACTTCTACCACCGAGAAACAGAAGGGGAAGAACAGGCTCAGTTACTTCACGTTAGCTCCCCTAATTTAGCATCTGACAGTGATCTCAGTCGCCGCAGCTCCTCCACAATCAGCAAATCTGAGTACATGGAAATCGAAGAGGATATGAATAATAGCATAGACAATTTTAGAGAGGCTAATCTCAGAACTGGCAACTGCACTGTAGCCAACCAAAACTGCGTTAACAAAAGCAAGCTGCTGACTGAtgtgtaa